A DNA window from Gemmatimonadaceae bacterium contains the following coding sequences:
- the dnaK gene encoding molecular chaperone DnaK codes for MADKVIGIDLGTTNSVVAVMEGGDPVVIPNAEGGRTTPSVVGFTKDGERLVGQVAKRQAVTNPQNTVFSIKRFMGRKMGEVKNEISRVPYKVVAGTNDVATVEVQGKRFTAPEISAMILQKMKQTAEDYLGHSVSKAVVTVPAYFNDAQRQATKDAGKIAGLEVLRIINEPTAAALAYGLDKKKDEKVAVFDLGGGTYDISVLELYDVEGSRQFEVKSTNGDTHLGGDDFDQRVIDWIVAEFKKDQGIDLSKDPMALQRLKEAAEKAKMELSSTMSTDINLPFITADASGPKHLNYTLSRAKFEQLVDDLIQRTIPPMEQALKDAGLKPDEIDEVLLVGGSTRIPKIQEIVKKFFGKDPNKGVNPDEVVAIGAAVQGAVLTGEQKDVLLLDVTPLSLGIETLGGVTTVLIPRNTTIPTKKSEVFSTADDNQTTVEIHVLQGERELARDNRTIGKFQLTGIPPAPRGVPQVEVTFDIDANGILHVGAKDKATGKEQKIRIEASSGLSDSEVDRMVKDAEKNAQADKARREEIDTRNRLDSMTYEVEKNAKEWSDKLPADLKAKLDGSVERSRKALRGDDMAEIRAAQEELSKTFAEAGQSFYAQSQAAPEGGTAPEGAPAAEGAKPEDVVEADYEIVDDSKKQ; via the coding sequence ATGGCGGACAAAGTCATTGGCATCGATCTGGGTACCACCAATTCGGTCGTGGCGGTCATGGAGGGGGGCGACCCCGTCGTGATTCCGAACGCGGAGGGTGGTCGGACGACGCCTTCGGTAGTCGGGTTCACCAAGGATGGCGAGCGCCTCGTCGGCCAGGTCGCCAAGCGGCAGGCGGTCACCAATCCTCAGAACACCGTGTTCTCGATCAAGCGGTTCATGGGACGCAAGATGGGCGAGGTGAAGAACGAGATCTCGCGCGTGCCGTACAAGGTCGTGGCTGGCACGAACGACGTGGCCACGGTCGAGGTGCAGGGCAAGCGGTTCACCGCGCCCGAAATCTCGGCGATGATTCTGCAGAAAATGAAGCAGACGGCGGAAGACTACCTCGGCCATTCGGTGTCCAAGGCGGTCGTCACCGTGCCCGCCTATTTCAACGACGCGCAGCGCCAGGCCACGAAGGACGCCGGCAAGATCGCCGGGCTGGAAGTGCTGCGCATCATCAACGAGCCGACGGCCGCCGCACTCGCGTACGGCCTCGACAAGAAGAAGGATGAGAAGGTCGCGGTCTTCGACCTGGGTGGCGGCACGTACGACATCTCGGTGCTCGAACTGTATGACGTTGAGGGCTCGCGACAGTTCGAAGTCAAGTCTACCAACGGCGACACGCACCTTGGCGGCGACGACTTCGATCAGCGCGTGATCGACTGGATCGTGGCCGAGTTCAAGAAGGATCAGGGCATCGACCTCTCCAAGGATCCCATGGCGCTCCAGCGCCTCAAGGAAGCCGCCGAGAAGGCCAAGATGGAGTTGTCGAGCACGATGTCCACGGACATCAACCTCCCCTTCATCACGGCCGATGCGAGCGGGCCCAAGCACCTCAACTACACGCTCTCGCGGGCCAAGTTCGAGCAGCTGGTGGACGATCTCATCCAACGCACGATCCCGCCCATGGAGCAGGCGCTCAAGGACGCCGGGCTCAAGCCCGACGAGATCGACGAGGTCCTCCTCGTCGGCGGCTCGACGCGCATTCCGAAGATCCAGGAGATCGTCAAGAAGTTCTTCGGCAAGGACCCCAACAAGGGCGTGAACCCGGACGAGGTCGTAGCCATCGGGGCCGCCGTCCAGGGCGCGGTGCTCACCGGCGAGCAGAAGGACGTGCTGTTGCTCGACGTGACGCCGCTGTCGCTGGGCATCGAGACGCTGGGTGGCGTGACCACGGTGCTGATCCCGCGCAACACCACGATCCCGACCAAGAAGTCGGAGGTGTTCTCCACCGCCGACGACAATCAGACGACGGTCGAGATCCACGTGCTGCAGGGCGAACGCGAGTTGGCGCGCGACAATCGCACCATCGGCAAGTTCCAGCTCACGGGCATTCCGCCCGCTCCGCGCGGCGTACCGCAGGTCGAGGTCACGTTCGACATCGACGCCAACGGCATCCTGCACGTGGGCGCCAAGGACAAGGCCACGGGCAAGGAGCAGAAGATCCGCATCGAGGCGTCCAGCGGGCTGTCGGACTCCGAGGTCGATCGCATGGTCAAGGACGCCGAGAAGAATGCGCAGGCCGACAAGGCGCGGCGTGAGGAGATCGACACGCGGAACCGCCTGGACAGCATGACCTACGAGGTGGAGAAGAACGCCAAGGAGTGGTCGGACAAGTTGCCGGCGGACCTCAAGGCCAAGCTCGACGGGTCGGTGGAGCGGTCACGCAAGGCGCTCCGCGGTGACGACATGGCCGAGATCCGCGCCGCGCAGGAAGAACTGTCCAAAACGTTTGCCGAAGCGGGCCAGTCGTTCTACGCGCAGTCGCAGGCCGCTCCGGAGGGCGGCACCGCACCCGAAGGGGCGCCGGCCGCCGAGGGCGCGAAGCCCGAAGACGTGGTCGAGGCCGACTACGAGATCGTTGACGACAGCAAGAAACAATAA
- a CDS encoding rhomboid family intramembrane serine protease, producing the protein MIPLSDENVLFRQPLMTWALLAAMFAVWIFVEGAGFNDVALMSAVCNLGMVPGEITHMAPLGYQLPLAPGLACVIDNSRINIFTPLISIFLHGGWLHILGNAVFFWVFARAVEDTMGPWRFLAFFLTCGLIAAASQIASDPASPVPTVGASGAISGVMGAYLVLYPRVRIHMLFIFIIFFKVFRIPAWIVLIWWFGVQVLTALPSLSAQGPDITGGVAVWAHVGGFLTGLLLIRAFVKPELMAQRAQMMHAYEVP; encoded by the coding sequence ATGATTCCGCTCAGCGACGAAAACGTCTTGTTCCGTCAGCCGTTGATGACGTGGGCATTGCTCGCGGCGATGTTCGCGGTCTGGATCTTCGTGGAGGGGGCGGGCTTCAACGACGTCGCCCTGATGTCGGCCGTGTGCAACCTGGGGATGGTGCCCGGGGAGATCACGCACATGGCGCCGCTCGGGTATCAGCTGCCGCTGGCGCCGGGGCTCGCCTGTGTGATCGACAACTCGCGGATCAACATCTTCACACCGCTCATCTCGATCTTCCTCCACGGCGGATGGCTCCACATCCTCGGCAACGCCGTGTTCTTCTGGGTGTTCGCGCGGGCCGTGGAAGACACGATGGGACCGTGGCGGTTCCTGGCGTTCTTCCTGACGTGCGGCCTGATCGCGGCCGCGTCGCAGATCGCCTCCGATCCGGCGTCGCCCGTACCCACGGTGGGCGCGTCGGGAGCGATCTCGGGCGTGATGGGGGCGTATCTCGTGCTCTACCCGCGGGTGCGCATCCACATGCTGTTCATCTTCATCATCTTCTTCAAGGTCTTCCGCATTCCGGCGTGGATCGTGCTCATCTGGTGGTTCGGGGTGCAGGTACTCACGGCTCTGCCGTCGCTGTCGGCCCAGGGGCCCGACATCACCGGTGGGGTGGCGGTGTGGGCCCACGTAGGCGGGTTCCTCACGGGCTTGCTGCTCATCCGGGCGTTCGTGAAGCCGGAATTGATGGCCCAACGGGCGCAGATGATGCACGCCTACGAGGTGCCGTAG
- a CDS encoding DUF47 family protein — translation MFGRLIPHDEQFFTAFNQLASQLAAAARKLVQLFDDPAHASHHVRALKEIEHDADELTAAVNVRLNKSFITPFDREDIHMLVSRLDDVVDLIDGAARRYEMLHIKDVRSQGKELARVLAEATDHLQQAVAAIKKPAEVERQVAAVKRLEEEADTIYHDAVGSLFANGDDAIDVLRWKEMYDTLERTTDYCMRVAQVLRSISLKNA, via the coding sequence ATGTTCGGTCGGCTCATCCCCCACGACGAGCAGTTCTTCACGGCCTTCAACCAGCTGGCCTCGCAGCTCGCGGCGGCAGCGCGGAAGTTGGTCCAGCTGTTCGACGATCCGGCTCACGCCTCGCACCACGTGCGTGCGCTCAAAGAGATCGAGCACGACGCCGACGAGCTCACGGCGGCGGTGAACGTGCGGCTCAACAAGAGCTTCATCACCCCGTTCGATCGCGAAGACATCCACATGCTGGTGTCGCGGCTGGATGACGTGGTGGACCTGATCGATGGGGCGGCACGGCGTTACGAGATGCTGCACATCAAAGACGTGCGGTCACAGGGGAAGGAGTTGGCGCGGGTGCTGGCCGAGGCCACCGACCACCTCCAGCAGGCCGTGGCGGCGATCAAGAAGCCGGCCGAAGTGGAGCGCCAGGTGGCGGCCGTGAAACGGCTGGAGGAGGAAGCGGACACGATCTACCATGACGCGGTGGGGTCGCTGTTCGCCAATGGCGATGATGCGATAGACGTCCTCCGGTGGAAGGAGATGTATGACACCCTCGAACGCACCACCGACTATTGCATGCGCGTGGCCCAGGTGTTGCGGAGCATCTCTCTCAAGAACGCCTGA
- a CDS encoding inorganic phosphate transporter: MAAFVVAIIAVALVFDFSNGFHDSANSIATIVGTRVLSPLAAVVWAAAFNFAALFVVKTAVATAIGSGMVEQSIVTPNLILAALLGAIAWNLVTWYFGIPSSSSHALIGGYAGAAISKAGVGAILWGIKWKQTLAFIVISPIVGLGAGFLLMVLVYRIFRRSAPARVDRFFRHAQLASSALLSLSHGGNDAQKTMGIVVALLVATQPVFVHQTGVLHHLYVTNGKIIPLWVEIFAYTSISLGTLFGGWRIVHTMGSRITKLRPVGGFCAETGGAVAILLATRFGIPVSTTHTITGSIVGVGATHRLSAVRWGIAGRIVWAWVLTIPAAGALAAVGYIVLRAFLGA, translated from the coding sequence GTGGCCGCGTTCGTCGTCGCGATCATCGCGGTCGCGCTGGTCTTCGATTTCAGCAACGGGTTCCACGATTCGGCGAATTCCATCGCCACGATCGTTGGCACCCGCGTATTGAGCCCGCTCGCCGCCGTCGTGTGGGCGGCGGCGTTCAACTTCGCGGCCCTGTTCGTGGTCAAGACGGCGGTCGCCACGGCCATCGGCTCGGGAATGGTCGAGCAGAGCATCGTGACGCCGAACTTGATTCTCGCCGCCCTGCTCGGCGCCATCGCCTGGAATCTCGTCACCTGGTATTTCGGCATTCCCTCCAGCTCGTCGCACGCGCTCATCGGCGGGTATGCCGGCGCGGCGATCTCGAAAGCCGGCGTGGGAGCGATTCTCTGGGGCATCAAGTGGAAGCAGACGCTGGCCTTCATCGTGATCTCGCCGATTGTCGGGCTCGGCGCGGGCTTCCTGTTGATGGTGCTGGTGTACCGGATCTTCCGCCGCAGCGCTCCAGCAAGAGTGGACCGATTCTTTCGTCATGCGCAGCTCGCCAGCTCGGCGCTGCTCTCGCTGTCGCATGGCGGCAACGACGCCCAGAAGACCATGGGGATCGTCGTGGCTCTGCTCGTGGCTACACAGCCGGTATTCGTGCACCAGACCGGCGTGCTGCACCACCTGTACGTGACCAACGGCAAGATCATTCCGTTGTGGGTGGAGATCTTCGCCTATACCTCGATCTCGCTGGGCACGCTGTTCGGCGGATGGCGCATCGTGCACACCATGGGCTCGCGGATCACCAAGCTCCGGCCGGTGGGCGGGTTCTGCGCCGAAACGGGAGGGGCGGTCGCGATCCTGCTCGCCACCCGGTTCGGTATTCCGGTAAGCACCACGCATACGATCACCGGATCCATAGTCGGTGTGGGTGCCACGCACCGGCTGTCGGCGGTCCGGTGGGGGATCGCCGGCCGGATCGTTTGGGCCTGGGTGCTCACCATCCCGGCCGCAGGTGCCCTTGCCGCTGTGGGTTACATCGTGCTTCGGGCGTTTCTCGGGGCGTGA
- the ppk1 gene encoding polyphosphate kinase 1, whose product MTAAPTPSLFFNRELSWLAFNQRVLHEAEDDRNPLLERLKFLAIFANNLDEFIMVRVAGLRRQVAAGVQQTPPDGLTPQEQLDALGRKIGELVAAQNACLAELLARLADQGVRLAPVDELSDAERRDMDAYFRREVFPVLTPLVVDPGHPFPHISNLSISLAVEIRDPDTGAVRFARVKVPKSLPRWVPIEGRTHQFVPLENLVGSHLEALFPGVDVLDWYAFRITRYSDLELPEFLDEPEDLLATIEEQVFKRRFGEVIRLEVVDQMPAHLRQLLLEELRAERDLPVGALTERDVFEAGSLLGLGDLISLTSLDLPALRDQPFVPNTPAALRDASRSIFDVIRERDMLVHHPFDSFTATVERFIEEAARDDQVLAIKMTLYRTSGDSQIVDALTEAAQRGKQVAVLVELKARFDEANNINWARQLEEVGVHVAYGAATLKTHAKTLLVVRREADGIRRYVHIGSGNYNSRTARVYTDVGLFTCSPVIADDVTELFNALTGFSRKHNYQALLVAPMSLRTRFIELLERESAHARAGRPARVFAKMNALVDEEIIRALYTASQAGVEIDLIIRGICCLRPGIPGVSDRIRVRSIIGRFLEHSRLWYVANGGAGQYFLGSADWMPRNFDRRVEAVAPVEDRTLHPRLQALFDTLLADNRQAWELDADGVWHQRMPAGAVRATHVTLLRDSWGRSPAEVSEDQAAASQPAETRT is encoded by the coding sequence ATGACCGCCGCTCCCACCCCGTCGCTGTTCTTCAACCGCGAGCTCAGTTGGCTTGCGTTCAATCAGCGCGTGCTTCACGAGGCCGAGGACGACCGCAATCCGTTACTGGAACGGTTGAAGTTCCTGGCCATCTTCGCCAACAACCTCGACGAGTTCATCATGGTGCGGGTGGCGGGGCTGCGCCGGCAGGTGGCGGCCGGCGTACAGCAGACCCCCCCCGACGGACTGACGCCGCAGGAGCAGTTGGACGCGTTGGGCCGCAAGATCGGCGAATTGGTGGCGGCGCAGAACGCGTGCCTGGCGGAATTGCTCGCCCGTCTTGCCGACCAGGGGGTGCGGCTGGCGCCGGTGGACGAGTTGTCGGATGCCGAGCGGCGGGACATGGATGCGTACTTCCGGCGCGAAGTGTTCCCGGTGCTCACGCCGCTCGTGGTGGACCCCGGGCATCCGTTTCCGCACATCTCCAATCTCTCCATTTCGCTGGCCGTGGAGATCCGCGATCCCGATACGGGCGCGGTGCGGTTCGCGCGGGTGAAGGTGCCGAAGAGTCTGCCGCGGTGGGTGCCCATCGAGGGGCGCACGCACCAGTTCGTGCCTCTCGAGAATCTGGTGGGCTCGCACCTCGAAGCGCTGTTCCCCGGGGTGGACGTGCTCGATTGGTACGCGTTTCGGATCACGCGGTACTCCGACCTCGAGCTGCCGGAGTTCCTGGACGAGCCCGAGGACCTGCTGGCGACGATCGAGGAGCAGGTGTTCAAGCGCCGATTCGGCGAGGTGATCCGGCTCGAGGTCGTGGACCAGATGCCGGCCCACCTGCGCCAGCTGCTGCTCGAGGAGTTGCGCGCCGAGCGCGATCTTCCGGTGGGGGCGCTCACCGAGCGCGACGTGTTCGAGGCCGGGTCGCTGCTGGGGCTGGGCGACCTGATCTCGCTCACTTCGCTGGACCTGCCGGCGCTCCGCGATCAGCCGTTCGTGCCCAACACGCCGGCCGCGTTGCGCGACGCGTCGCGCTCGATCTTCGACGTGATCCGCGAGCGCGACATGCTGGTGCACCATCCATTCGACTCGTTCACCGCCACGGTAGAACGATTCATCGAAGAGGCGGCACGCGACGACCAGGTGCTGGCCATCAAGATGACGCTGTACCGGACGTCGGGCGACTCGCAGATCGTGGACGCACTCACCGAAGCCGCGCAGCGCGGCAAGCAGGTGGCGGTGCTGGTGGAACTGAAGGCGCGGTTCGACGAGGCGAACAACATCAACTGGGCGCGGCAGCTCGAAGAGGTGGGCGTCCACGTGGCCTATGGCGCGGCCACGCTCAAGACGCACGCCAAGACGCTGCTCGTGGTGCGGCGCGAGGCCGATGGCATCCGTCGCTACGTCCACATCGGCAGCGGCAACTACAATTCGCGCACGGCGCGCGTGTACACCGACGTCGGCCTGTTCACCTGCAGTCCGGTGATCGCGGACGACGTGACGGAACTGTTCAACGCGCTCACCGGATTCTCGCGCAAGCACAACTATCAGGCGCTGCTCGTAGCGCCGATGTCGTTGCGGACGCGGTTCATCGAGTTGTTGGAACGCGAATCCGCCCATGCGCGGGCGGGCCGGCCGGCGCGCGTGTTCGCGAAAATGAACGCGCTCGTGGACGAGGAGATCATCCGGGCGCTCTATACCGCGTCACAGGCCGGCGTGGAGATCGATCTCATCATCCGCGGCATCTGCTGCCTGCGGCCCGGCATTCCCGGAGTGAGCGACCGCATCCGGGTTCGGAGCATCATCGGCCGGTTCCTGGAGCACTCACGCCTCTGGTACGTCGCCAACGGCGGCGCCGGCCAGTACTTCCTGGGGTCCGCCGACTGGATGCCGCGCAACTTCGATCGCCGCGTCGAAGCCGTGGCGCCGGTCGAGGATCGCACGCTGCACCCGCGGCTGCAGGCGCTGTTCGACACGCTGCTCGCGGACAACCGGCAGGCGTGGGAACTCGACGCGGACGGCGTCTGGCACCAGCGGATGCCCGCCGGGGCGGTGCGCGCGACGCACGTGACCCTGCTGCGCGATTCGTGGGGACGGTCGCCGGCCGAGGTGAGCGAGGATCAGGCGGCGGCGTCCCAGCCCGCTGAGACTCGGACCTAA
- a CDS encoding Ppx/GppA phosphatase family protein, giving the protein GRPQRIAAIDIGSNSIRQILADVWPDGRIQIVDELKAAPRLGSGLAAHARLDDGAIARALDALRRMTMLARQQRANRIEVVATSAVREASNGDAFVAEVRRATGLRVRVLSGEQEARLAFRSALAHFELGAGRVVVMDIGGGSLELALSSDGVVEHLASLPLGALRLTERFLVGRDQRKGLAKLRRFVREEIRPHLPIREWRGARIIGSGGTFTNLAGIHLARQGMTSARSVHGTAIPHVDMERVLELLAGLTPAERRGVPGLNAGRADIILAGIATGMEVMSRLEARTLQVSAYGIREGLLLEAARVKPAVVDPGQARERSVRDFGVRCHYDAVHAEHVRTLALQLFDAIGARLDCPPEDRQILADAALLHDVGYHIGFRGHQKHSYHLILHADLLGVSPGEQVMVANIARYHRGKPPRKRDENLAHLSPGVRKRIRRLAALLRVADGLDRGHMGVVRSLRVRWMARAVRITPVPARQRRGLRLEVWGAHRKSDLLAKVAKRPVEIVTPDGAVHSSATVATELD; this is encoded by the coding sequence CGGCGCCATCGCGCGCGCGCTCGATGCCCTGCGCCGCATGACGATGCTCGCCCGCCAGCAACGCGCGAACCGGATCGAGGTCGTGGCCACGAGCGCGGTACGCGAAGCCTCCAACGGAGACGCCTTCGTGGCCGAAGTGCGGCGAGCCACCGGGCTTCGCGTACGCGTGCTGAGTGGCGAGCAGGAAGCGCGCCTCGCCTTTCGCAGCGCGCTGGCGCACTTCGAACTCGGCGCCGGCCGCGTGGTCGTCATGGACATCGGCGGTGGCTCGCTGGAACTCGCGCTCAGCTCCGACGGCGTGGTGGAGCATCTGGCGTCGCTTCCGCTCGGCGCCCTCCGGCTCACCGAGCGCTTTCTCGTGGGGCGCGATCAGCGGAAGGGGCTGGCCAAGCTGCGGCGCTTCGTGCGCGAAGAGATCCGCCCGCACCTGCCCATCCGCGAGTGGCGCGGCGCGCGCATCATCGGCTCGGGCGGAACGTTCACCAACCTCGCCGGCATCCACCTCGCGCGGCAGGGCATGACATCGGCGCGGAGCGTGCACGGCACGGCCATTCCGCACGTCGACATGGAGCGCGTCCTGGAGCTGCTGGCCGGGCTCACCCCGGCCGAGCGCCGCGGCGTTCCCGGGCTCAACGCCGGGCGCGCCGACATCATCCTGGCCGGCATCGCGACCGGGATGGAGGTGATGTCGCGGCTCGAAGCCCGGACCCTCCAAGTGTCGGCGTACGGGATCCGCGAGGGACTCCTGCTCGAAGCCGCGCGCGTGAAGCCCGCCGTGGTCGATCCCGGCCAGGCACGCGAGCGGTCGGTGCGCGATTTCGGCGTGCGCTGTCACTACGACGCCGTGCACGCCGAGCACGTGCGCACGCTTGCCCTGCAACTGTTCGACGCCATCGGGGCGCGCCTCGACTGCCCGCCCGAAGACCGCCAGATCCTGGCCGACGCCGCGCTACTCCACGACGTGGGGTACCACATCGGCTTCCGCGGCCACCAGAAGCATTCGTATCACCTCATCCTGCACGCCGACCTGCTCGGCGTGTCGCCGGGCGAACAGGTGATGGTGGCCAACATCGCCCGCTATCATCGAGGCAAGCCGCCGCGCAAACGCGACGAGAACCTGGCCCACCTGTCACCCGGCGTGCGCAAGCGCATCCGGCGATTGGCCGCCCTGCTGCGGGTGGCCGACGGCCTGGACCGCGGTCATATGGGCGTCGTGCGCAGCCTGCGCGTGCGATGGATGGCCCGCGCCGTGCGCATCACGCCCGTGCCGGCGCGGCAGCGGCGCGGGCTGCGGCTGGAAGTGTGGGGCGCGCACCGCAAGAGCGACCTGCTGGCCAAGGTGGCCAAGCGTCCCGTGGAGATCGTGACGCCCGACGGCGCCGTGCACTCCTCGGCGACCGTGGCCACGGAGCTGGATTAG